A single genomic interval of Fimbriimonadaceae bacterium harbors:
- a CDS encoding efflux RND transporter permease subunit: protein MNQLLTCSLRYRFFTLVAIAVVMASGLWSFSHLTIDAVPDLTPVQVQILTQAPALGPVEVEQFVTFPIEASLNGLPALRELRSVSRYGLSAVTAIFDDRTDIYRARQFVAERLAQAVERIPAEYGRPMMGPLTTGLGEVYQFTVRGEGYSPMALRTLLQWDIGMKLRAVPGVVEVNIWGGEPQQFHIIVDPSKLLSFQLSLKQVFDALQRNNAIAGGGYIEHQREQLLIRGEALATQVGDLAQIVVAHGPGGVPIYIADLAEVKEGSALRIGAATAMGEGETVIGMVQMLAGENAQEVVTRVKARVQDIQTTLPAGVTIEPYYDRTIFVSKVMQTVRNNLLEGGL from the coding sequence ATGAACCAATTGCTGACATGTTCGCTCCGCTATCGATTCTTTACACTCGTGGCGATCGCCGTGGTGATGGCCTCCGGGCTGTGGTCGTTCTCTCACCTCACCATCGATGCCGTGCCGGATCTGACGCCGGTCCAGGTGCAAATCCTCACGCAGGCTCCTGCGCTGGGGCCGGTCGAGGTGGAGCAATTCGTGACATTTCCCATCGAAGCCTCCTTAAACGGCCTGCCGGCCCTGCGCGAATTGCGGTCCGTTTCACGGTACGGCCTCTCCGCCGTGACAGCCATCTTCGACGATCGCACGGACATCTACAGAGCCAGGCAATTCGTCGCGGAACGGTTGGCCCAGGCGGTGGAGCGCATTCCGGCGGAATATGGCCGCCCGATGATGGGGCCGCTCACGACAGGGCTGGGCGAGGTGTATCAATTCACAGTAAGAGGCGAGGGCTACAGTCCGATGGCCCTGAGAACACTACTCCAGTGGGACATCGGCATGAAGTTGCGCGCGGTGCCAGGCGTGGTCGAGGTCAATATCTGGGGCGGCGAGCCGCAGCAATTTCATATCATCGTCGATCCCTCGAAGTTGTTGTCGTTCCAGTTATCGCTGAAGCAGGTGTTCGACGCGTTGCAGCGCAATAATGCCATTGCCGGCGGCGGGTATATCGAACACCAGCGCGAACAACTGTTGATCCGCGGCGAGGCGCTCGCGACCCAGGTCGGCGATCTGGCTCAGATCGTTGTGGCCCATGGGCCAGGCGGCGTGCCGATCTACATCGCCGACCTCGCCGAAGTGAAGGAGGGATCGGCGCTCAGAATCGGGGCAGCCACGGCCATGGGCGAAGGGGAGACCGTGATCGGTATGGTGCAGATGCTCGCCGGGGAGAATGCCCAGGAGGTGGTCACCCGCGTGAAGGCCCGGGTACAAGACATTCAAACCACCCTCCCCGCCGGCGTCACCATCGAACCCTACTACGATCGTACGATCTTCGTCTCGAAGGTCATGCAGACCGTACGCAACAATCTGCTGGAGGGCGGACTG